Proteins from a genomic interval of Antedon mediterranea chromosome 5, ecAntMedi1.1, whole genome shotgun sequence:
- the LOC140048951 gene encoding carbohydrate sulfotransferase 11-like produces MFFTRRIKNLKFLLLILVFASLSFLMFIGADLFNHINRQRRDSNIVHLKKELYVESNVDVNTDSLNNHVEEVRVKPTEEPIVEFMNKYSDIHQQRRKHIQRTCDLHRNEIPHMKNSPKLLVNKKHKMVYCQTPKAGTVSWCRIMLVLSGYKNYNEIMKMTAPQVSRAWKSHVPLLSSFPKTEQENIMNTYTKFMFVRQPFTRLLSAYNDKIRMNEDRTYARGFAGYRKKILYKYSKKNETSEIKFHEFIRYVLSTKHNNAHWREMYKVCYPCDIHYDVIGQFEDMKNEAKYILTLSNITDLTFPTASGRHLTHSSNEDKFKKAYSYIPDKDELYQRYKYDFMLFGYTNPL; encoded by the exons ATGTTCTTTacaagaagaataaagaatTTAAAGTTTCTACTGCTCATTCTTGTGTTTGCTAGTCTCTCATTCTTGATGTTTATCGGAGCTG actTGTTCAATCACATAAACAGACAGAGACGTGATTCAAATATTGTGCATTTAAAG AAAGAACTATATGTTGAAAGTAACGTAGATGTTAATACAGACAGCTTAAATAATCATGTGGAAGAGGTCAGAGTTAAACCAACAGAAGAACCAATTGTAGAGTTTATGAACAAATATTCAGACATTCATCAACAGCGACGAAAACACATTCAAAGAACATGTGATCTTCACAGAAATGAAATTCCACATATGAAAAATTCACCGAAATTGTTGGtgaataaaaaacacaaaatggtataTTGCCAAACACCAAAAGCGGGTACGGTTAGTTGGTGTCGAATTATGTTGGTCCTTTCTGGGTATAagaattataatgaaataatgaaaatgaCCGCACCTCAAGTATCCCGTGCATGGAAGAGTCATGTACCTCTGCTGTCGAGTTTTCCAAAAACAGAACAAGAAAATATCATGAATACATACACCAAATTCATGTTTGTTAGACAGCCGTTCACTCGATTGCTCTCGGCTTATAATGACAAAATTCGTATGAACGAGGATAGAACATACGCAAGGGGATTTGCTGggtacagaaaaaaaatactttacaAATATAGCAAGAAAAATGAAACTTCTGAAATTAAATTTCATGAATTTATTAGATATGTCCTTTCGACTAAACACAATAACGCTCATTGGAGGGAAATGTATAAAGTATGTTATCCGTGCGACATCCACTATGACGTCATAGGGCAGTTTGAGGATATGAAAAACGaagcaaaatatattttaacactttCAAACATTACTGATCTAACGTTTCCAACTGCATCAGGACGTCACCTTACACATAGTTCGAATGAAGACAAATTCAAGAAGGCCTATTCTTATATTCCTGATAAAGATGAACTATATCAGAGATACAAATACGATTTTATGCTTTTTGGTTATACAAAcccattataa
- the LOC140049037 gene encoding sialidase-1-like — MVNIQNVFALLQLFLFSVCFGLKPVIVLEQVLFEGGSQGEVYAYRIPVATLTPKGTVVVYVEARKYSRADAKSKFLAGRSSVDGGYNWSEMAFLVSDFVTNDGINLGATLYNAEQSELLIMFTVCAHRLCENGVTSNYMLKSVDDGISWQPPVDISKANPALFNYSWTAGPGYGIQKKVEPHRGRLVVCGHTVNENYHGLDCIISDDQGVTWKRGASQPSLPKYGTIKSGGFFASEVQIVELKNGSILFNARNALKYQCACRIILRSDDGGDTIAFDSIYFDATLVDPTDAGAILMHGDYLFFSNAANASARKNITLRWSENEGKSWDGTLSIYPGEAAYSTLTSVDENHVAVVYERSMNGKSDAGSIWFTLVKIN; from the exons ATGGTGAAcatacaaaacgtttttgctcTTTTgcaattgtttttgtttagcgTATGTTTTGGATTGAAGCCTGTGATTGTGCTGGAGCAAGTATTGTTTGAAGGAGGAAGCCAGGGTGAAGTATACGCATACAGAATCCCGGTGGCTACCTTAACTCCAAAGGGAACGGTTGTTGTTTACGTAGAAGCCCGGAAATACTCAAGAGCAGATGCAAAGTCTAAATTCCTGGCCGGTAGGTCGTCTGTCGATGGCGGGTACAACTGGTCCGAAATGGCATTTCTTGTCTCGGACTTTGTTACTAATGATGGTATCAATCTCGGGGCAACGTTATACAATGCTGAGCAATCAGAATTGTTAATAATGTTTACTGTATGTGCTCATAGATTATGTGAAAATGGCGTGACATCAAATTACATGTTGAAATCTGTTGATGACGGGATATCATGGCAACCACCTGTTGACATATCAAAGGCAAACCCGGCCTTGTTTAACTATTCTTGGACTGCCGGACCTGGATACGGTATACAGAAGAAAGTGGAGCCACATAGAGGGCGTTTAGTTGTGTGTGGTCATACAGTTAATGAAAATTATCACGGTTTAGATTGTATTATAAGTGACG aCCAGGGTGTTACATGGAAGCGTGGTGCGTCTCAACCTTCTCTTCCGAAGTACGGGACAATAAAATCAGGTGGATTTTTTGCTTCTGAAGTTCAG aTTGTTGAATTAAAAAACGGTTCTATTTTGTTCAACGCTCGGAATGCATTAAAATACCAATGTGCTTGTCGTATTATTCTACGTAGCGATGACGGAGGTGATACAATTGCGTTTGACAGCATCTACTTCGATGCCACCCTGGTGGATCCGACTGATGCCGGAGCAATCCTTATGCACGGAGACTACCTATTCTTCAGTAACGCAGCTAATGCTTCCGCTAGAAAGAACATAACATTGAGATGGAGTGAAAATGAAGGGAAATCTTGGGACGGGACACTTAGTATCTACCCAGGGGAAGCGGCCTATTCGACGTTGACTAGTGTGGATGAGAACCACGTTGCTGTTGTGTATGAAAGAAGTATGAACGGGAAGAGTGATGCTGGTAGCATTTGGTTTACACTTGTAAAGATAAACTAG
- the LOC140048953 gene encoding carbohydrate sulfotransferase 11-like — MLYCFTERTIHGEKRISHALNHVEEVRVEPTEEPIVDFMNKYSDIHQQRRKHIQRTCDLHRNEIPHMKNSPILLVNKKHKMVYCQTPKTGTVSWCQIMLVLSGYKNYNEVMKMTAPQVSAAWKSHVPRLSSFPITEQDNIMATYTKFMFVRHPFTRLLSTYNDKIRIREDKNYIIGFAEYIKKMKPLYKYTKKNETSEVHFHEFVKFVLSGKHHNTHWREMYKGCYPCDITYDVIGHFEDMNNEAKYILTLSNITDLTFPTASGRHLTNSSNEDKFKKAYSYISDKDELYQRYKLDFILFGYTNPF; from the coding sequence atgttgtattgttttacagAAAGAACTATACATGGGGAGAAACGTATATCACATGCCTTAAACCATGTGGAAGAGGTCAGAGTTGAACCAACAGAAGAACCAATTGTAGATTTTATGAACAAATATTCAGACATTCATCAACAGCGACGTAAACACATTCAAAGAACATGTGATCTTCACAGAAATGAAATTCCACATATGAAAAATTCACCGATATTGTtggtaaataaaaaacacaaaatggtataTTGCCAAACACCAAAAACGGGAACGGTTAGTTGGTGTCAAATTATGTTGGTCCTTTCTGGGTATAAGAATTATAATGAAGTAATGAAAATGACCGCACCTCAAGTATCCGCTGCATGGAAGAGCCATGTACCACGGCTGTCGAGTTTTCCAATAACAGAACAAGATAATATAATGGCTACATACACCAAATTCATGTTTGTTAGACATCCGTTTACACGACTACTATCGACTTATAATGATAAAATTCGTATAAGGGAGgataaaaattacataatagGATTTGCtgaatacataaaaaaaatgaaaccgCTTTACAAATATACCAAGAAAAACGAAACTTCTGAAGTTCATTTTCATGAGTTTGTTAAATTTGTCCTTTCTGGAAAGCACCATAACACTCATTGGAGGGAAATGTATAAGGGCTGTTATCCATGTGATATAACTTATGACGTCATAGGACATTTTGAGGATATGAACAACGAAgccaaatatattttaacactttCAAACATTACTGATCTAACGTTTCCAACTGCATCAGGACGTCACCTTACAAATAGTTCGAATGAAGACAAATTCAAGAAGGCCTATTCATATATTTCTGATAAAGATGAACTATATCAGAGATACAAACTCGATTTTATTCTTTTTGGTTATACAAACCCATTTTGA